The sequence GGCCGGAGTCGCCGCGCGCGCTGCGCCGGGTCGCCGCCGAGCAGCTGCTGCGCGACTTCGGCCGGCGCAACCGCTGCCGCGTGGCGATCGTGCGCGCGCCCGGCATCTATGCGCAGGACCGGCTGCCGCTCGAACGCCTGCACAAGGGCACGCCGGCGCTGGCGGCCGGCGACGACGGCTTCAGCAACCACATCCATGCCGACGACCTGGCCATGGCGGCCGCGCTGGCGCTGTGGCGCGGCCGGCCGGGCCGGGTCTACCACGCCTGCGACGACAGCGAATGGACCATGGGCGAGTGGTTCGACCGGGTTGCCGACGCCGCCGGCCTGCCGCGGCCGCCCAGGCTGCCGCGCGACGAGATCGTGCGGCAGGTGTCGCCGGCCTTGTGGTCCTTCATGCGGGAATCGCGCCGGCTGATCAACACGCGGCTCAAGCGGGAATTGCGACTGGGACTGCGTCATCCGACGCCGGAGGGACTGCTGGCGGCTCTGCGCGCGGATCAGTTGCGCAGCAGCTGATGGCGCTCGCGCTCCAGCTGCGCCATGTAGCGCTGGAGCAGATTCTCGGTCTGCCGCGGCAGGTCGACGAAGCGCGCGCCGAGCATCGACTGCACGGTGCCGTCGCGCTTGGTCACCTGGCGCTTGCTGCGGATCTCGAGCGAGACCTCGACCAGGCCGAAGGTGCCGAGGTCGATGCGGCAACCCTGGAACACGTCGAGCTGCTGGATGTCGACCGCGCCCTGCATCCACAGGCCGACGCCGCCGATCGAGATGTCGTGCAGCGGCAACTCGAGGATGCGGCCGTTCGGATGCGGCATGCGGCAGACCAGCGGCCGACCGATCGGCGTCTCGAGCCGGAAGTACTCGCGCCGCTGCAGCTTGATCAGGTCGTCCGGGAAGCGTGCCGAGAAGGCCGGGCGGCCGTCGTAGTCGTCCATGGCCACGCCGCCGGGCAGCACGAACTGGATCTTGACGCCCTCCTGCGCGGCGACGAAGACCACATGGTCGGCGCGCAGGAGGCCGCGGTTGATCGCCTCGGTGCCGCTGACGTCGAACCAGAAGCGCTTCTGCTTGGAATCCGCGTCGAGGATGGTCGACAGGAAGGAATTGCGGCCGTGATCGAAGTAGATCGAGATCAGGTCGTTCTTCTGCGCCAGCGCACGCAGCACGAAGCCGATCTCCATCGGCGTGTACAGCAGGAACTGGCTGACATCCACGCCTTCCGGGATCAGGGCGACCGGGCCCTTGCCTTCAGATGAATGAGTGTTTTCCTGATCCGCCACTGTCGTTCCGGACATTGTTATGAGGGTACCGCGCCCCGTCGCCGTGCGGGCGCATCATGACCCAGCTATCCATCCGCCGCCGCCGATCGCGGACGATCGGCCTCCCCGGCGTTATGCCGCTCAGCCGCGCAGCAACAGGTCGATGTCGTGGGCGAAGACCTTGGCCCCGGCACCGTAATTGACGAAGACGCGCAGTTTACCGGCCTTGTCGAGAATATAGCTCCCGGCACTGTGATCGACCGTGTAATTTTTGTCGTCGCTGCCGGACTTCTGGAACACGATCCGGTAGCGGTCGGCCACCGCCTTGACCTCGGCCGGCGTGCCGGTCAGGCCGAGGAAGGACGGGTCGAAGGCCGGCACGTACTGGGCCAGCAGCGCCTGCGTATCGCGCTCCGGATCGACCGTGACGAACACCACCTGCACCTCGGCGGCGCGCCCGCCGAGCGTCTTCATGGCGGCCGCCAGCTCGCTCATGGTGGTCGGGCAGACATCGGGGCAATGGGTGTAGCCGAAGAACAGCACCACCACCTTGCCCTTGAAATCGGCCAGCGCGTGCGGCTTGCCGTCGTGGCCGGTCAGGCGGAAATCGCCGCCGATGTCGGCGCCGGTGATGTCGGTCGCCTCGAAGGCGGTGGCCGGATCCTTGCTGCAGCCGGCAAGGCCGAGCGCCAGGGCCAGGGTGAACAGGGCGAGCAGTCGTCGCATGGCTTATCCGAGCGGGAAACGCAAGTAGTGGTCGAGCAGCAGCGCGGCGAACAGCAGCGAGAGGTAGAGGATCGAGTAGCGGAAGGTGCTGCGCGCCAGCGCGTCCGAATAGTTGCGCCAGATGCGCCAGGCATAGGCGATGAACACGCCGTCGAGCGCCAGCGCAGCGGCCAGGTAGATCAGGCCGGACATGCCGGTGGCCACCGGCAGCAGGGTCACCGCGGTCAGGATCAGCGTGTAGAGCAGCACGTGCAGGCGGGTGAAGACCTCGCCGTGGGTCACCGGCAGCATGGGCAGGCCGGCGCGCGCATAGTCGTCGCGCCGGTACAGCGCCAGCGCCCAGAAATGCGGCGGGGTCCAGGCGAAGATGATCAGGAACAGGATCATCGCGTCGTGGCTGACCTCGCCGGTCACCGCGGCCCAGCCGAGGATCGGCGGCATGGCGCCCGAGGCGCCGCCGATCACGATGTTCTGCGGCGTGTTGGGCTTGAGCACCACGGTATAGATGATGGCGTAGCCGACGAAGGTCGCCAGCGTCAGCCACATGGTGAGCGGGTTGACCCACTCGTGCAGCAGCGCCAGGCCGACGCCGCCGACCGCCAGCGCAAAGGCCAGCGTCTGGCTGCTGGTCACCTGGCCGCGCGGCAGCGGCCGGGCGCGGGTGCGCGCCATCAGCGCGTCGATGCGCTGCTCGACCAGGCAGTTGATCGCGGCCGCCGCGCCGGCGACCAGCGCGATGCCGACGGTGGCGGCCAGCACCGGCACCAGCGGCGGCAGGCCGGGCACCGCGAGGAACATGCCGATCACCGCGCAGAACACGATCAGCGAGACCACGCGCGGCTTGGCCAGGGCCAGGAATTCGCGCGCACGCGCCTTGAGACCCGGCGCGGGCCGGGTCAGGGTGGTAGCGGACATGGCGTCGTCTCCTACACGCTCGGGTTTCATCTCGTCGCCTCGCCGCGCCTAACGGCGCGACGCCAGCCGGAAATTCAGGATCACCGTCAGGGTCAGCAGCAGCGCCGCGCCGGCGTTGTGCAGCACCGCGATCGGCAGCGGCAGTTGGAGCAGCACGTTGGCGATGCCCAGGCCCACCTGCAGCAGCAGCACCGCCGCGATGGCGAGGGCAAGGCTACGCAAAACGCCTTGTGCATACAAGCGCCAAGCCAGCCAGCCGACATAGCAGAAGGTGACCAGCGCGCCGAGCCGGTGCAGCCAGTGGATCGCGGTCAGATTGGCCATCGTCAGCATCGCGCCGTCGGGTGTCTGGCCGAGCTCGCGCAGCACGTGGAAGGCGTCGCGGAAGTCCATCTGCGGCACCAGCGCCCCTGACAGGTGGGGAAATCGGCGCAGGCCAGCGCGGCGTAGTTGGTGCTGACCCAGCCGCCGAGCACGATCTGGCAGGCCACCACCGCGAGGCCGACGGCGGCGAGCCGGCGCAGGCCGCCGCCGTCGCGGGTCGCCACCGGCCATTCGCGCTGGCGCAGTGCCAGCCAGGTCAGCAACGCCAGCAGCGTCATGCCGCCGATCAGGTGGCCGGTGACGATGGCCGGCTTGAGCAGCATGGTCACGGTCCAGGCGCCGAGCGCGCCCTGGAAGCAGACCACGAAGAAGGTGACGACCGCCAATGCCGGCGACTGGCGCAGCCGCTCGCGCTGCCGCACCGCCAGCACCGACAGGACCAGGACCAGCAGGCCCAGGCCGCTGGCGAAGTAGCGGTGGATCATCTCCTTCCAGGCCTTGGTCAGGCTGACCGGCCCGTGCGGCATGTCGGCATGGGCGGCGCTGATCTCCTCGATCGCGTGGATCGGCGTCGGCTTGCCGTAGCAGCCGGGCCAGTCGGGGCAGCCGAGGCCGGCGTCGGATAGGCGCACGTAGGCGCCGAGCACGATCAGGCAGAAGGTCCAGACGACGGCCAGCAGGGTGAGTTTCTTGAACATGGGATCAGCCGAGGTTCTGGTTGTTCTTCAGGATCTTGCCGAGTTCCTTGATGACCTGGCCCGGCTGGGCGTCGCGCGGGTAGCGCAGCACCTGGTTGCCGAGCGGGTCGATCAGGTAGAAGCCGGTGGCCAGCTCGCCCGGCAGCGGCACCGGCGCCAGCGCGCGGCGCAGCTGGGCGCCGTCGGCGGCGGCCAGCGCGGCGGCGCTCGGCTGGCCGGCGTCGGTCAGCAGCCACAGCCGCTCGATGCGGGGCATCTCCTTGCCCTGGGCGATCCGGTACTGGCGCAGCGCATGCAGCGTGTCCTGGCAAGCGGCCGCGCAACCGGCGCCGTCAGCCATCGCCAACACCCACTTGCCCTTGAATTCGGCCAGGCTGGCCGGCTTGCCGTCGAGCGTCTGCATCGCGAAGGCCGGCACCGGGCCGACCTTCAGCAATTCGCCGTAGGTCATGCCGCCCTGCGGCTTCCAGACGTAGTAGGCCAGGTAGGACGCCAGCACCGGCGCGATGGTGATGGCGATCAGCAGGAACAGCGTGCGGCGGCCGGATTTCTTGTCGGTAGTGCTCATTCGCTTCGACGTTTCCAGTGCAGGAAGATGAATAGGAAGGCTGCCAGCGCCGCGAACAGGAACCATTGGCCGGCGTAGGCGTAGTGCTTCTCGATGCCGAGGCCGGGCGCCGGCCAGTCGCGCGCGAGCGGATCCGCGCCGTCGAGCTGCCAGGCCAGCGCGGCCACCAACGGCGCCTGCGTCCTGGCGCGGTAGCGCGTCCAGTCGAGGTTCTGCCAGACCGCGCCGGCGGCGGTGTCGCCGGCCAGCTCGACGTAGTGCTGCGCCGGCGGCTCGAACCGCACGGTCAGCACCTGCTCGCCGGCCGGCAGCGGCGCCTGGGGCACGACGCCGGGCCGCTTGAGCAGCCAGCCGCGGTTGACCAGCAGCCAGCGGCCATCCGCCAGTTGCAGCGGCGCCAGTACGTGAAAACCGGCCTGGCCGGCGCGCACGCGGTTGTCGAGGAAGATCTGCCCCTCGGGCCGCCATACGCCGCGCACGCTGAAGCGGCGCTGCCAGGCCGTCTCGCCGAGCTCGCCCTGCCACGGCGCCACGGGCTTGAGCGCCTGCGCCGCGCGCAGTTCGGCCAGCTCGGCCTTGTGCAGGCCGCGGCCGAGCTGCCAGAAACCGAGGCGCACGGTCAGCGCCACGAACAGCACGGTGGCGATCAGGACGATCAGGCGGGGACGGCGGAAGGACATGAAGCGATTTGGCGGGAGGCGGGGACGGCGACTACACTCGGCCATCGCCTTCGTGTGACATCGCCATGAAAATCGTCGTCGTATTGCTGATCGTCTGCATCCTGCTTGCCATGGGCAGCGCGCTGTTCACGCTGATCCGCCACAAGGGCGCCTCGGAGCGCACGGTGCGCGCGCTGACCCTGCGCGTCGCGCTGTCGATCGGGCTGTTCCTGCTGCTGATGCTGGCCTGGAAGCTCGGCTGGACCCAGCCGCATCCGGTCGGCTGACCGGCCCGTTGCGGCAACAAAAAGGGTGCGGCATCCGCCGCACCCTTTTTTCATACGGGCTTACAGCCAGTAGACGAAGACGAACAGGATCAGCCAGACCACGTCGACGAAGTGCCAGTACCAGGCCGCGGCTTCGAAGGCGAAGTGATGCTCGGCGGTGAAATGGCCCTTGAGCGAGCGGAAATACATGACCGCCAGCATCAGCGCGCCGATGAACACGTGCATGCCGTGGAAGCCGGTCATCATGTAGAAGGTCGCGCCGTAGACGCCGGAAGCGAGCGTCAGGCCCATATGGCCCCAGGCATGCGCATATTCGTAGCCCTGCAGGCAGAGGAACAGCGCGCCGAGCAGCACGGTGACCAGGAGGCCGAGCTTGAGCTGGCCGCGGTTGTTCTTCATCAGGCCCCAGTGCGCCCAGGTCAGCGTCACGCCCGAGGTCAGCAGGATCAGGGTGTTCCAGGCCGGCAAGCCGAAGGCGGCCATCACTTCGTAGGGTGCGGTGCCGTTGGGCGCCACCGAAGTCGGCCACATCGCCTTGAAGTCGGGCCACAGGAGCTTGTGCTGCATGTCGCCGAGCTCGGGGACCGAGATGGTGCGCAGGTAGAACAGCGTGCCGAAGAAGGCGGCGAAGAACATCACCTCGGAGAAGATGAACCAGCCCATGCCCCAGCGGAACGACAGGTCGACGCGCTTGGAGTAGACGCCCTTCTCCGATTCGCCGATCACGTCGCCAAACCAGCCGAACAGCATGTAGAGCAGGATGGCGAAGCCGACCGCCAGCGAAGCCCAGCCGATGTCGACCGAATTCACCGACAGCGCAGCGCCGAGGCCGATGAAGAACAGCGCGAAGGAACCGACCAGCGGCCACTTCGATGGCGCCGGTACGTAGTAGTCGGGTTGATGCGTTGCCATATTGTCTACTCCCTTGATGGGG is a genomic window of Chitinimonas koreensis containing:
- a CDS encoding NAD-dependent epimerase/dehydratase family protein, giving the protein MHKRRLLIVGCGDVVRRALPWLTRRFRVLALCRGEEQAASLRALGVVPIIGDLDRPATLRRLAGLADHLLHSAPPPAEGHGDPRSRRLAAALARGAILPRRVAYISTTGVYGDCAGARFDESRPPRPESPRALRRVAAEQLLRDFGRRNRCRVAIVRAPGIYAQDRLPLERLHKGTPALAAGDDGFSNHIHADDLAMAAALALWRGRPGRVYHACDDSEWTMGEWFDRVADAAGLPRPPRLPRDEIVRQVSPALWSFMRESRRLINTRLKRELRLGLRHPTPEGLLAALRADQLRSS
- a CDS encoding flagellar brake protein gives rise to the protein MDVSQFLLYTPMEIGFVLRALAQKNDLISIYFDHGRNSFLSTILDADSKQKRFWFDVSGTEAINRGLLRADHVVFVAAQEGVKIQFVLPGGVAMDDYDGRPAFSARFPDDLIKLQRREYFRLETPIGRPLVCRMPHPNGRILELPLHDISIGGVGLWMQGAVDIQQLDVFQGCRIDLGTFGLVEVSLEIRSKRQVTKRDGTVQSMLGARFVDLPRQTENLLQRYMAQLERERHQLLRN
- a CDS encoding SCO family protein, whose amino-acid sequence is MRRLLALFTLALALGLAGCSKDPATAFEATDITGADIGGDFRLTGHDGKPHALADFKGKVVVLFFGYTHCPDVCPTTMSELAAAMKTLGGRAAEVQVVFVTVDPERDTQALLAQYVPAFDPSFLGLTGTPAEVKAVADRYRIVFQKSGSDDKNYTVDHSAGSYILDKAGKLRVFVNYGAGAKVFAHDIDLLLRG
- the cyoE gene encoding heme o synthase, which codes for MSATTLTRPAPGLKARAREFLALAKPRVVSLIVFCAVIGMFLAVPGLPPLVPVLAATVGIALVAGAAAAINCLVEQRIDALMARTRARPLPRGQVTSSQTLAFALAVGGVGLALLHEWVNPLTMWLTLATFVGYAIIYTVVLKPNTPQNIVIGGASGAMPPILGWAAVTGEVSHDAMILFLIIFAWTPPHFWALALYRRDDYARAGLPMLPVTHGEVFTRLHVLLYTLILTAVTLLPVATGMSGLIYLAAALALDGVFIAYAWRIWRNYSDALARSTFRYSILYLSLLFAALLLDHYLRFPLG
- a CDS encoding COX15/CtaA family protein, which produces MDFRDAFHVLRELGQTPDGAMLTMANLTAIHWLHRLGALVTFCYVGWLAWRLYAQGVLRSLALAIAAVLLLQVGLGIANVLLQLPLPIAVLHNAGAALLLTLTVILNFRLASRR
- a CDS encoding COX15/CtaA family protein — its product is MFKKLTLLAVVWTFCLIVLGAYVRLSDAGLGCPDWPGCYGKPTPIHAIEEISAAHADMPHGPVSLTKAWKEMIHRYFASGLGLLVLVLSVLAVRQRERLRQSPALAVVTFFVVCFQGALGAWTVTMLLKPAIVTGHLIGGMTLLALLTWLALRQREWPVATRDGGGLRRLAAVGLAVVACQIVLGGWVSTNYAALACADFPTCQGRWCRRWTSATPSTCCASSARHPTARC
- a CDS encoding SURF1 family protein → MSFRRPRLIVLIATVLFVALTVRLGFWQLGRGLHKAELAELRAAQALKPVAPWQGELGETAWQRRFSVRGVWRPEGQIFLDNRVRAGQAGFHVLAPLQLADGRWLLVNRGWLLKRPGVVPQAPLPAGEQVLTVRFEPPAQHYVELAGDTAAGAVWQNLDWTRYRARTQAPLVAALAWQLDGADPLARDWPAPGLGIEKHYAYAGQWFLFAALAAFLFIFLHWKRRSE
- a CDS encoding twin transmembrane helix small protein; this encodes MKIVVVLLIVCILLAMGSALFTLIRHKGASERTVRALTLRVALSIGLFLLLMLAWKLGWTQPHPVG
- a CDS encoding cytochrome c oxidase subunit 3, with product MATHQPDYYVPAPSKWPLVGSFALFFIGLGAALSVNSVDIGWASLAVGFAILLYMLFGWFGDVIGESEKGVYSKRVDLSFRWGMGWFIFSEVMFFAAFFGTLFYLRTISVPELGDMQHKLLWPDFKAMWPTSVAPNGTAPYEVMAAFGLPAWNTLILLTSGVTLTWAHWGLMKNNRGQLKLGLLVTVLLGALFLCLQGYEYAHAWGHMGLTLASGVYGATFYMMTGFHGMHVFIGALMLAVMYFRSLKGHFTAEHHFAFEAAAWYWHFVDVVWLILFVFVYWL